The following is a genomic window from Xenopus laevis strain J_2021 chromosome 2L, Xenopus_laevis_v10.1, whole genome shotgun sequence.
gggatctgttatccggaaacccattatccagaaggctccgagttacgaaaaaggccgtctcccatagatgccagtttatccaaataatccaaatttttaaaaaaagatacaattaatccgtattggaagcaaatccaatctcatagggttatttaatgtttacatgattttctagtagatttaaggtaggaggatccaaattacagaaagatccattaactcggaaaaccccaggtcctgagcgttctggataacaggtcccatatctgtatatgttttAATAAGGCAACAGATAATGTATGTGCTATTATGTAACATATGTGAGGAGCTTATTAATTAGGCTTCTACATAACAAAAAAGATTTCCATTTTTATCTTTAGCTGCCAGtttgtgaatagttttttttgctatgataaaaaaaagaagtgggTTCTAACTGTCACATGAAAACTGTGGAGGTAAAAGACCCGGCCTTGGTTATTCACTGGCTGCTGGTACCTAGCCTGTATCTGTGCCCTTGCTGTGCTTGTGGGAATGGTGGCTCACAGGAGTCAgacagagtagagtcctgcgcaggtccattttttggaacccgtacccgtaacctgcaacccggacccgcaacccggattcttacccacttggacccgctacccgacccgcaagtaccttatccgcaacccggacccgcaacccactgaccatcaagaatcaggaagtgctgtcattgtaaaccagaagtgacatcatcggaagaaggcgtgatcagaaaaaaaaagtaaatatcgctattgagaagacccacggcccgaccCACAGAACCGCCagcccgcatctatacccgcacccggaacttctacctgcagcccacagggtaccgcaggtttttgtgggtacccgCGTGTTCCCGAAAatagatttttcataaataactgtttatttggAATCACATTTTATGAGCTTTATTATGTGAAATAATTTAATAGAGGACTATAATGTTTAGCTGTagagtttaattatttttaattatcctGGTTATAACACTTCTTTCTCTTTTGTTTGTACCAAATGGTCTTTTTGCAGAAGCACTGTCACATGCCTGGAATCACCTGCTACATAAGGTCCAATCTAATGTATGGTAATGTATTGTTCACACAATGTAAACTGATGTATTTATTCCCCTCCTCTACCCATGCAGAGAGAGAAATCACCATGTCTTCAGATGATTTTGTACCTCAGAAGGGGGACAGTACGTCCTCAAAACTGCTCAAGAAGACCAAGGAGTCTCCCTTTGTCCCAATAGGTAATGCACTTTCATATTGGAAGTTTGGAATAAAAAATGCTTAAAACTCACGCTTAGTTCCAGCAGCTGCTGAAGACTCTGTGTCCAGCACCTCTAGTCCAGCTGTcctgtaagtacaggtatgggatctgttatccagacactcgttattcagaaagctccaaattacaagaaggctgtcccccataaactctattttatccaaataattcaaatctttttctctgtaataataaaacagtaacttgtacttgttcccaactaagatgtaattaatccttattggaggcaaaataaatctattgggtttatttcttgctgaaatgatattctagtagacttaaaggggtggttcaccattaacttttgttatagaatggccaattctaagcaacttttgaggtggtcttcattatttattttctatagttttttttaattgcctgtcttcttcttcagactctttccagctttgaaatgggggtctctggccccatttaaaaaactaattttcattaaggccacaaatgtattgttattgctacttgtattACTCCTGTTtccattcaggtcctctcctattcatattccagtctctttttcaaaatcaatgcatggttgctagggtaatttggaccctgtggtgtttatacaaatggcttgTAGATGTCACAGTGCTCAAGACTTGTACTGtacatactttctatacagcttgtggtgttagagtttcgtactgttgtgtaatggctgcatgagcctgctaataaagcactgttgtgctctacttatcctcggctaccaaaacataacagaccctggcaaccagattgctgaaattgcaaactggagagctgctgaataaaaaactaaacaactcaaaaaccacaaataataaaaaatgaaaaccaagtgcaaattgtcttagaatatcactttctacatcatactaaaagtttactcaaaggtgaaaaacccatttaaagtatggagatctaaattacagaaagatcggttatgcagaaaacctcaggtccaaagcattctggataacaggttccatccTTTCAGATCACAGCACCAAACTGAGTCTAAGTCTGTTCAGATAATTTATCATTTATTCAGGGATTTTGCAATACTTTTGGTTAGAGTTGGCCTTTATTCATAGGTAACCTGATAAAGTTAAAGCTGGTAGATGGAGTAGTATTTATGTGTAACGGGTGTTTCTCCCCTTGCAGGAATGGCTGGCTTTCTGGGTGTGGTGGCCTATGGCCTGTACAGAATTCGCAGCAGAGGGCAGCAGAAGATGTCTGTGCACATTATTCACACCAGGGTGGCTGCTCAGGGATTCGTGGTTGGTGCTATGACCTTTGGTAAGATTCAATGTGATGATAGAAAGGGGATTTGGTTTACTTATTATCTTATATTATTAAAGCTCCAGCATAaactgcagcgctgtacagtaaatgcgtatatacatttatatacattaacaTACACATTTACATCTTTGACAaagcaaatttttctggtcaagtttctaaaggagaacatttttcaaggaaaaaaaaacctaaaatttttagagctttattataccccaaagctgctaaaaatccgaatctgaaaatactccatctcaaacctgttaaggtcatgtagaactcaatggcagatgtccctgaagatgtttcttgacagaTGTGCTCtggtttttgtctgataatccgataaataaGAGTTTCCATggcaaaaattcgagttttcggaacatcaatcatatgattcaaattgacAAATGTGTTGCAACATTTTTCTCTTtctagaagaattattgataaatgagttaaattcatgggtgggagtttggtcaactatgtttaataaaaaatgagataaatttgagctttagtaaataaccccctaagtgtttatgtGTATGGGGTTCAATTGTGGTCTGATTTGTTACATAATCAACACTGTATCTATGGCAAATGGAGGGGATTAGTACagttaaagggggttttcacctttaaattaactttttagaataatatagaaaaatatattctgagacaatttgctattggttttcattttctgtttttggtttttgagttatttagctttttattgagcagctccaatttgcagtttcaatctagttactaggatccaaattaccgtagcaaccatgcattgatttgaataagagactggagtatgaataggagaggtctagAACACAGATGAGTTatacaaagtagtaataacaatacaagtGTAACCCTACACAGCATTTGAATTGTAGATTCAGTTTTAgagtccgtgacccccatttgcaagctggaaagagtcaagtcaaataattcaaaaaccataaaaaaaaaggccaactgaaaggttgcttagaattagccattctataatatactaaaagttaacgtaactACCCCTTAAAAAGCACCAACGTTTTTTAGATTGAGGTTATAAGGTTCCTAAAATAACTCggaaaaaaaccacaataaaaccgaacaaaaacccaaatcgtatgaATTGACCCCTGAAATGGACCATTTTTTGGGGTTATCGCCTGAATTtaaaacgggacatctgccattgacttctacatgacctcgactggtttcagatggaggattttcggattcagacattttgcagcttcagggtataataaatctccaagaaatttcagtttttgctgagcttttttttttttggaccagaaaaaaaattgagtttagtaaataacccccaaagtgtaatTGCACTTGTAGAATTTGTACTGTAACTGTGCTAATCAGTTGAATCTTTCCTGTGTCCCTAGGTGTCCTATATTCCATGTATAAAGAATACATCAAGCCACGTTTCAGTGATGACTAAGAGTCTCCTCCAGTGGAATGTCCACAACTTGCTCCCTACATCAGACCTTTATATTTGGGAGTTGCTAGACACTCGTGCCACAATAAGGAATTGCACTGTAACTAGTAGTGATGCACCCAATCCTGACTTCTCTCTTACACTTAAGCCCCATTTGCAGCATTTAGGTCAGTCTGAATCCTTAtagtttggctgaatccaaaccctTTACCTGTGTGACTTCAAAGAAGTTGTTCAGTGTACAAACAGAATATTTGTTTATAGAATGGTGTGATTTTGCGCAAACACCAAAATGCAGTTTAGGGTTTGGGTTCAGTttaatatttggccaaatcttttgtgaaacaTTCAGTAAACATGAACCTGTGGATTCTGTGCACTCCTATAAGATAGTAATCGTGTGTATTTAACCACATCTCCCAGATTTCTAGAACGAATTGTAATGCTCACAATAACTCCCAACCCCATCCCAAATAATGATCTGAGCTGCCTTATGTAGGGATGTGTTCCATTTGATTTCAGTAAGACTAATGTCACACTAGATTAGAAGCACTTTGTAGCTGCAACTTTTCTTATGGAAATAGTTCCAAGAATGGACAAACAGCATgcctttagatcagtgatccccaaccagtgactcgtgagctacatgttgctctccaaccccttggctgttgctcccagtggccccaaagcaggtgcttatttttgaattcttggcttggaggcaacttctTGTTCCATAAAAAcgagatgtactgccaaacagagtcttctgtaggctgccaggtcAGATAGGCCAATCAGAGGCCATATTTGgtatccccaggaactttttgcatgcctatgttgctctccaacattttttccatctgaatgttgctcacgggtgaaaaaggttggggacccctgttttagatTGTAAGTGCTTGTCAGCTCCCCCAGACCccattttattctgtaacccttgtttgataattattgtaagaccccaaTTTGTTATAAATAAAGATGGTCATGGTTTTAGATCTGCTATCAGTGCAGCAAATCCAGTTTCACCCTCAGAAGCAATTGGTGACCATTCATTAGGAAAGCAacaatccactatttcggattgaATCctgaaccctttgtgaaagattcagccgaatactgaactgaatcctaatttgcatatgttttccccttcctacccctaaacatatgcaaattaggggtggaaaggggaaaacattttttactgccttgttttgtgacaaaaagtgacgtgatttccctccccgcccctaatttgcatatgcaaattcggatacagttcggccggacagaaggattcggccgaatcctggattcggtgcatccctaccattcATGTTTTGCCATTTCTACTTTTATGGAGAAAAGTTGCAACTACAAATTGCTGTGTGACATAAGCTTTAAGTTTCTTACATCACATTTGCTATGCACAAGATATTAAAGGACCCATGCTAGCACTAAGCTTGGGTTGTCTACTAATGTAGGTAAGTATCGTTTTTAATTATGTATACCCCCTCCTTAGTATTAAGCATATAATTGAAGTGAGGGTTCAGGCTAGACAGtcactttatttttacattatatctcaatttacaattaaatatatatagaatatatgtgtTCAAATCTATAAAAGTATTCCAGGCATATTCAGTTTAGGCAGTTAATATCATATGGATTTAACCCTTTGGGGATCAGTGTGTCTAATATAAAATCCCAAAAAGGGCGTATAACAACTTTTCTAAATGGAATTTGCACATGTTCTATGACCTTTACACTGAGAACTTCTATACCTATTCTATAACTATTTTATACCTATTCTATATCTATTCTATACCTATTGGAGTAAAGTGTCTACCTATTGTCTGTCCGGTGTTTTTTCAtctctttattttccattttaattgtAAATTGAGATGTAATGTATTGATTATGTTGCAAATTTCATTCTGTCCTATAGAGGTCACTGTTTTGTAACGCTATATAACATATAATGATCTCAttttgagcctatgattaagggcatGTCGCCAGAAACACATTAGgccctttgtttttaattacttttatccTAGAGTGCCGCTCTTATCTAAACTTCCAAGTGAACAGCAGTAGAACAAAACTGGAGACACTCTACTTTTCCACCTGTCGCCCAGTATCTGTTACCTGTAACCCCTTTGTTCTCCAAAAGATTCACCCCACTCTTGCTTGAGAGTTTGCCGGTGTTTGCTGGGATACTGGCAGCAGCAGCTGGGACGCCATTTGTTGAGGATGCCTAGTTAATTCATTGTATCTCTTCTGCACTAGAGCTTTTGTCTcatttattttagtaaaatgttttttaatccaAGTCAATATGAGTGTGTGTGAGCACTTGTTCTAACTTTATAAGGCTGATACAATGTAGAGAAACGTGTGTGATaaagtcaaatatatatatatatatatatatttatatgcacttCCATCTTTTGGTAGTCTTGTTCTTCTGGGATTCcggtcacattattattattatttcaagaaTATGCTATAGGTAGAATGGATTACAGTCATGGTATAATGTCCAAAACACATTGTGATAGGCAAGTGATTCTAtctgcttaaagggcaccaatcatgaccaaaatcatttactaagtaataAATACACtgtgtgaaagttcaagaaatctgatttttaaaacagttagaattgtttgtataatgtaaatgatcagctcactattccttctgcaagatcttccctatctccactgcagttctagctgaggcagacatcttggatttcactggctcctcctacctatatcttcccagccaactgtagctctgaaacctcgcacatgctcagttgaaattccttgttgcttatcaacccttctaagctattttcaaatcagccaaacctgtgtgttagctgctgtacagtagtgctgccacctgatGGAAGTTaatgtgtgcccttcatttgcataataacatcaccagcaggggacaagatagggaaatctcctgatacttctagtggaggagtttactaaaacaaggcattctgggtagaatactcaagccagtgcaatctgagcatgctcctgaaatttgcatattagagtctctgttgtagtcacagtatggcctccctcagtgaaagaacccatttgacaaagtaagggattttttttaaaacctgcagttttttcaaaaaactatatatgtagtttgattaaacgtgtttagcttgtactagtcacattgttaatatgtgtttgattttggctgtgataggtgccctttaaatttaaagttttcttttacaGAGCAAACAAAACAAGTCTTCTGGGAACTGTGTTTTCAAATCCGCGGCCACAGTGTTGTCGGACGAGAGACAGGAGCTGTGCGAACatgcaggggcagatttaataaaggtcgagttgttttttttccatgaaaacgttttcgagggtatttttaagtcaaaactagaattttctagttaaaaaaataactcgaaaagttttttgaaaatttttagaGATACACCAGACCCTGGTAATaactaaaaatatctaaaaatacataatctaacacctttcaaggtcatgtagaagtcaatggcagaggtcccttgaaccattcgaagatgttaatagtcttcatgatgttccagttttttcagtgggttttgcccgaaaacttgatcaattcaagtattAAAGTTTTTCACTacaatgttcaagttttttctaaaagGGGAATTatagcaaaaatttaaatttaatataagcttcagtatactgaaataagaaactttctaaatacaatcaattaaatattctgcattgtttctgaaattatcaagtttatcttcactatccctctctcagcatctgtttctcttcattctgtcttcatgcagcagttgggtgtcagatattcattgacagttagatccaatatatcttatagggggctccttttgcctagaagatgtattagagctcactattaaaatcaccaaacatcatgtctctctacatgcagaatttgtgcaaaaggcagttattttgtttgtactggaatcagttatttgagtgagctctaatacatctgctgggaaaggaagcccccctatacgatatattggatcattcatctgacacccaactgctgcaagaatgacagaatgaagagaaccagatgctgagagaggaatagtgaaggtaaacttgattattttagaaactatgcagaatattaaattgattgtatttattaagtttcttatttcagtatgctgaagcttatattacattttcatttttgctctttttcccttttaaatttgaaaccatttcagttgtaagttcatttgagTTAATTCAAGGTGTAAAAAAGttctaaaatccgacctttgataaataacccccgttaTGTTACttcctttaagatatatatagaaaccagCAGTCATGAAGGGAATTACCCCAGGCAATCTATGAGATAGACATAAGGCTGGGCTATGTGCCTTGCAGCCATACTAGGAGAAGCATGTGACACAAAGGAACACTAGAGAGTGAGGCACCTATCAGAGAAGGGAGTTGTTGCTGTTTCCATTACACAGTGCAATGCTAGAAAATGAGAGCACAGAGAGGAGACTTAGTAATAAATAGAATGGAAATAGTCTTAAGAGAGACAAGCTGGAGGTGTggggaggcaagttttaattgcataaagactaAGTGTGGTTCCAAGTAgggtctcctgtaggctgcaagtccacacagaggctaccaaatggccaatcacagcccttatttggcacccaaaggtctttttcatgcttgtgctgcttcccaactctttttacatttgaatgtggcaaacggataaaaaaggttggggagccctgctcTATACACTGCTGCTGTTGACATTGTGCTGCTATGGGAGTACAGGCTACAACAGGAATATAatcacaaaaaagtcacagaacatgtccatatatttatatatcattgtATAACAATCATTTActatacagatgtttttttttttttttctgttgttagtgCAGTTGGTTTCTTTAATTCTGTACATTGGTCTCTCCCTGTTAAAAAGGGCTAATGCTCCAGTTAGTTTGCAGGTTCTTCTAGTTTCACCTGCTTCAACATTGGCTATGCGCACGCATGTTATACTTTTTTTCATGACTATTACTTGCACATTGTATAAAACAGGAGAGCTGACTGCCAATACAATGTTTCAAATGGTACAAACCGTCAGGTTAGATGATGAAATAATAAGGGCCAGATTTGTCAAGtgtcaaatagtaaatttgagtgtcaaaattcacacattcgaattgcACTATCTGCCGCAAGAGAGCGCAGGAGCAGACACActaaattattgtgaagggggctgtactctcacagacgcatgtatgtgccggatgcaggtgaaatgcaacatgctgtctcccacctgcgtttgtcgcttacatgcgtctgtgtgagtacagcctccttgacaataattgagtgcgtctactcctgcgcttccctgtggctgaacggaagaaagcgcaacgcagggaaAACCGGCCATGTGTAACGGTAGAACTCCATGGTGCGACAAGCGTAACTCCATGGTGCGACAAGCGCATGAGACGTGCCGGATGTCCTGTAGATAAAAGAAGTGAAAGAggaatcgcaggtaagaactacatttatccgactgtcggatgaaaacgcagcattttcatctgacagtcgggGGTTTAATGTACAACCTTGTTtagaactacatttttttttttgttaggacATTGCATTTCACAACCATGGTTTTCATACTgacaccctcccccccacactttTTCTTTAGActtcttttttatactttataacaTATAACTCAATACCTGTCTGTAAAAGTTGAATAAAACTCTAGATGtttgaattagtgatgggcgaataaattcgcctaccACAAATTAGCGAATTCCCGTGTTTCatcgccggctaataaattctcgaatctcctgcgaaaattcaccggcgtcaatttccggttttcactattttttcgtgaaaaggtttgaattgctcaattttatagtgaaaacattagaatttctcgattttttagtgaaaacggaattgctcgatttttttcgtgaaaacttttgaatttcacaattttttcgtgaaaacattcgaatttcacaattttttcgtgaaaacattcgaatttcacgattttttcgtgaactttctgatttcacgatttttcgccgtttcgtgaattttcccggaaattcacaaatttttcggcgaaacaggagagattcacccatcactagtgtgaaTGAATCCATGCCCCCCTCCCTTGTGTGCACACAATGAAACTAGGACATGGGACAAAGTACAGAGTAATACAAAATCAACTTTATTTcaagtttcatttaaaaatattttcactagTGTTTCAATGACATGGAAATATTTGGTTTTATCTTATTTTAAGGCACAATACTTTGTTGATGAAACGAAAcagagcaattgaaaaaaaaaatttttcactacaaaatgttaaataacaaAATACTTGTAATAACTCTGATATCTCATCTAAATACTACTTACTGTATGTATGCCGTTAAGGTTTTCCTCGCTGCTGCAGTATGAGCAGGTATGTAGGGGATATGATTGTGCTGCAAGCAGCTAAAAAAcgccaaaaacaaatatttatttgcaaatttgaaaaatccttctattcACTCCTCAAAGCCAAAGGGGGGTTAAAAATTTTGACTGTATGTAtatcccctttaagaatttttttttttatatttaggcaTCAAAATAACACAGAAAAGACTTAACCAATCCAAAAAGTAGCCCCATAGACGGGCACTGTGGGAAAATAAAAGTGATGCTGTTTACAAATCGGTTCCCTGTGCAGTAGACTTGCCAGATTTCTGCCCAAAGGAAACCATGGAATGGAGCTTTAGCAAGTGAACATTGTCTGATGATAAAGCAGGTGAGGGAACTGGGGAAATCCTATGATATATTTAACAATACTGGCAAAAAGTCACACCCATTTTTCTGGACAAACATGAGGAACGTATGTAAATGTCTTGGCCATACTGTATCACTGAAACTCCTTGGCCCAGGGATTTCTATTACAGTTTTGTTTCTTATAATTCAGGTTCAACAGTTGACCCAATACAGCTGGAAAACTGTTCTGAGAGACCTCAAGAGATTTGGATGCTTCTGTTTTATTGTGTGAGGTCTCTCCatgcacagacacacaaacacacacgctGCAATGAGTTGCACAGACGCAGTATCTGGTTCATTACGTCTCTgcagatatttataaatatacacaatagcTGTCCTAAAATAGTGGGTATTTTTTATATCCATTATACTCATTTAATGTGcaattttgaaataaatagaacatatttaaatattttgcactACTTATACAGATACGGCTGTTATTGAATGGCATGCAGAAAGACAGCAACTGAACAATAACACTGGCTCATCTAGTTTGACAGTTCCTGCTTTCTGCTCATTCCTGCCATCAAATTACCCATAACTTCTATTCTGTCTAAGTCCAGGTCACCCAATATGTAAGAAACAGCATTACAGTGAGGGTCCCCAATTAAAAGCtcataaatatattatagtaatcatcatacaaataataatacacagaTGGCTGCACTACCAGCAAAACATTCTGGCCAAGAAGTCCTTGCTCCTACTCACCCTGATATTAACTTCTAGCTGTGCCAAAAGGTATTTTAATGCACAAAGAATGAATgtaactaattaaaaaaatatatactaaaaagttgtttttaggGGTGGACGGAAAAGTTCAAAAGTCGAGGAATTTCAGGAACCGGAGACCAATTGAggtgaaagacaaagtttatcTCTGTGGATTctaaactcacaaagagtcagaaccccaaacaaaggaatcacagagttgTTATAGACTAGTAAAAAGGAAATTACTGGTGGGAGATCAAATAAATATCGCTCAATGGCACATAAAAACAATGAgttgctcttacagccaagcaggtggctctgcctcaaggccagggtagtaATTACCAAggttagcttgagaacagaatccatccaagccAGGGGGACTCacaggggaatctgcatacacaggaTTTTATTCTCTCTCACAATGTATTTGCACACTGATCTTCA
Proteins encoded in this region:
- the higd1c.L gene encoding HIG1 domain family member 1C, translated to MSSDDFVPQKGDSTSSKLLKKTKESPFVPIGMAGFLGVVAYGLYRIRSRGQQKMSVHIIHTRVAAQGFVVGAMTFGVLYSMYKEYIKPRFSDD